The Nocardioides ochotonae genome segment CGAGCGCCTCGTCGGCCTTGACGAAGCGGCCGGTGAACACGATGTCCTTGGCCTTGGCCGGGCCGACCAGGCGGGTCAGGCGCTGGGTGCCGCCGGCTCCCGGGATGATGCCGAGGAGGATCTCCGGCTGGCCGAGCACCGCGTTGTCGGCGGCGAAGCGGACGTCGGCGCACAGCGCGAGCTCGCAGCCACCACCGAGGGCGTAGCCGGTGACCGCCGCGACCACCGGCTTCGGGATCGCCGCGACCGCGGTGAAGCAGGCCTGGAGTTCCCCGGAGCGGCGGACCATGTCGGTGTAGGACATGTCGACCATCTCCTTGACGTCGGCGCCGGCCGCGAAGACCCGCTCCCCGCCGTACACGACGACGGCCTTGACGTCCTCGCGCCGGCTCGCCTCCTGGGCCGCAGCGCGGATCTCCTCCTGCATCTGCGCGTCCAGCGCGTTCATCTTCGGTCGGTCGAGCCGGATCGTCCCGACGCCGTCCTCGACCTCCAGCCGCACGTACTCCGCCATCACACGTCTCGTCTCTCTCGGGCCCGGTTCCGGACGAGCTGGCGTGCGGAGCGGGCTAGGTCACGGGTCTGCATCATGCGCCCCGCATTGTGCACGGCGCTGCGAGACTGGCGAGGTGAGCCCCCGTCCCTGGAAGCACCTCGGCG includes the following:
- a CDS encoding enoyl-CoA hydratase/isomerase family protein, yielding MAEYVRLEVEDGVGTIRLDRPKMNALDAQMQEEIRAAAQEASRREDVKAVVVYGGERVFAAGADVKEMVDMSYTDMVRRSGELQACFTAVAAIPKPVVAAVTGYALGGGCELALCADVRFAADNAVLGQPEILLGIIPGAGGTQRLTRLVGPAKAKDIVFTGRFVKADEALAIGLVDRVVPAADVYAEAVAWARQFVGGATYAIRAAKEAIDRGLEVDLGTGLEIERQQFAALFATEDRTIGMRSFIDNGPGKAGFVGR